In Intestinibacillus sp. Marseille-P6563, a single genomic region encodes these proteins:
- a CDS encoding phosphoribosylformylglycinamidine synthase has protein sequence MAVYRCYSEKRPGFAVEAESLLKSLADQLEIHTLSGVRYLCRYDAEGLTPETYEKAKHIVFSEPMVDVCYDESFPLPEGDYTVLAVEPLPGQFDQRADSCAQCIQLLTGGERPTVAAAKVYVFEGTLTESDLAKVKNYLINPVEAREASMDKPSTLRVDYDIPTEVDTVEGFTTMDETALADMLQTLGLAMDLDDLKFLQAYFAGEEKRDPTITEVRMIDTYWSDHCRHTTFLTEIDDTAIDDPMVQAAFDRYLAARVEVYGEEKASKRPVTLMDIATAAAKVLKKRGYLQNLDESEEINACSIKIKVKVDDADGGCHFEDWLLMFKNETHNHPTEIEPFGGAATCLGGAIRDPLSGRSYVYQAMRVTGAGDPTVPLSETLPHKLPQRKLCTTAAAGYSSYGNQIGLATGLVHEIYHPGYVAKRMEIGAVVGAAPVENVIREVPEAGDIVILLGGKTGRDGCGGATGSSKKHTESSLETCGAEVQKGNPPEERKIQRLFRDPEVTRMIRRCNDFGAGGVSVAIGELADGLDIDLNMVPKKYDGLDGTELAISESQERMAVVVRAKDADAFIAKASGENLEAVKVAVVTDTNRLRMTWNGKTIVDISRDFLNTNGCAKHATAAVPHLAAPSIERTPDGDTVAEKLLNHASSLNVCLERGLVERFDGSIGANSVFMPFGGKNQLTPTQVMAATLPALSGQASTASVMAYGFDPFYTEQNPFLGASAAVVESVAKLVAAGCRYDRAYLTFQEYFERLGKDPKRFGKPLSALLGAYVAQEELCLGAIGGKDSMSGSFDDMDVPPTLVSFAIVPQEADQLISPEFKAAGHPVYLLDAAYTADGAPDYDMIKDMWDDAFRLISEGKAVSAWALSVGGVAEGVCKMTLGNDIGFAFDPAFPQEALFLKNFGGILLETTEELPHAWKVGETIADPAVTIGGERVTLDQLKAAFEGRLESVFPTQAPAADEHLTTLSYTERNAKAPAVKMAKPLAVIPVFPGTNCEYDTAKAVETAGGAAEIIVVRNFSADALAQSAEQLEQAIRRAQMVILPGGFSGGDEPDGSGKFIASFLRGPGIKDAIHDLLGKRDGLMLGICNGFQALIKLGLVPYGEIRDQMTDADPTLTFNLIGRHQSSYVTTRVASVKSPWLSSCEVGDLHSIAISHGEGRFVAPQHVIEDLAKNGQIAFQYTDLSGNPSMDIAWNPNGSMCAIEGITSPDGRVLGKMGHTERYSPYVGRNIYGEKYQPIFANGVKYFK, from the coding sequence ATGGCAGTTTACCGTTGTTATTCTGAAAAGCGTCCGGGCTTTGCTGTGGAGGCCGAAAGCCTCCTGAAAAGCCTGGCCGATCAGCTTGAGATCCATACCCTGTCGGGCGTACGTTACCTTTGCCGCTACGACGCCGAAGGCCTGACTCCGGAAACCTATGAAAAAGCCAAGCACATCGTCTTTTCCGAGCCCATGGTGGATGTATGCTATGACGAATCCTTCCCCCTGCCCGAGGGCGACTACACCGTGCTCGCGGTCGAGCCGCTGCCCGGCCAGTTTGACCAGCGCGCCGACTCCTGCGCCCAGTGCATCCAGCTGCTGACCGGCGGCGAACGCCCGACGGTCGCAGCCGCCAAGGTCTATGTGTTCGAAGGCACGCTGACCGAAAGCGACCTTGCCAAGGTCAAAAATTACCTCATCAACCCGGTCGAAGCGCGCGAAGCGTCTATGGACAAGCCGTCCACCCTGCGCGTCGACTACGACATTCCGACCGAAGTCGACACGGTCGAAGGCTTTACGACCATGGATGAGACCGCACTCGCGGACATGCTCCAGACCCTGGGCCTTGCCATGGATCTGGATGACCTCAAGTTCCTGCAAGCCTACTTTGCCGGCGAAGAAAAGCGCGACCCGACCATCACCGAAGTGCGCATGATCGACACCTACTGGTCGGACCACTGCCGCCATACCACCTTCCTGACCGAAATCGACGACACGGCTATCGACGACCCGATGGTGCAGGCGGCGTTTGACCGCTATCTCGCGGCCCGCGTCGAAGTCTACGGCGAAGAAAAGGCGTCCAAGCGTCCGGTCACCCTGATGGATATCGCGACCGCGGCCGCTAAGGTGCTCAAAAAGCGTGGCTATCTGCAAAACCTGGACGAGTCCGAGGAAATCAACGCCTGCTCCATCAAGATCAAGGTCAAGGTGGACGACGCAGACGGCGGCTGTCATTTTGAGGACTGGCTGCTGATGTTCAAGAACGAAACCCACAACCATCCGACCGAAATCGAGCCGTTCGGCGGTGCGGCGACCTGCCTGGGCGGCGCCATCCGCGACCCGCTGTCCGGCCGCAGCTATGTTTATCAGGCCATGCGTGTGACCGGCGCGGGCGACCCGACCGTTCCGCTGTCTGAAACCCTGCCGCACAAGCTGCCCCAGCGCAAGCTGTGCACGACCGCTGCGGCTGGTTATTCGTCCTACGGCAACCAGATCGGTCTGGCGACCGGCCTGGTGCATGAGATCTATCACCCGGGTTATGTCGCCAAGCGCATGGAAATCGGCGCGGTCGTTGGCGCAGCCCCGGTCGAAAACGTCATCCGCGAAGTACCCGAAGCGGGCGACATCGTCATCCTGCTCGGCGGCAAGACCGGCCGCGATGGCTGCGGCGGTGCGACCGGTTCGTCCAAGAAGCACACCGAATCTTCGCTGGAAACCTGCGGCGCTGAAGTCCAGAAGGGCAACCCGCCCGAGGAGCGCAAGATTCAGCGCCTGTTCCGCGACCCGGAAGTCACCCGCATGATCCGCCGCTGCAACGACTTTGGCGCGGGCGGTGTTTCGGTCGCCATCGGCGAACTGGCCGACGGTCTGGACATTGACCTGAACATGGTTCCCAAGAAATACGACGGTCTGGACGGCACCGAACTGGCCATCTCGGAATCCCAGGAACGTATGGCGGTTGTCGTACGTGCAAAGGACGCTGACGCCTTCATTGCCAAGGCTTCGGGCGAAAACCTGGAAGCGGTCAAGGTGGCTGTCGTCACCGACACCAACCGTCTGCGCATGACCTGGAACGGCAAGACCATTGTAGACATTTCCCGCGATTTCCTGAACACCAACGGCTGCGCTAAGCATGCAACGGCTGCGGTGCCGCATCTGGCTGCACCGTCCATCGAGCGCACGCCGGACGGCGATACGGTTGCGGAAAAGCTGCTCAATCATGCATCTTCGCTCAACGTCTGCCTGGAGCGCGGTCTGGTCGAGCGCTTTGACGGCTCGATCGGTGCAAACTCGGTCTTCATGCCCTTTGGCGGCAAGAATCAGCTCACCCCGACCCAGGTCATGGCGGCCACCCTGCCCGCCCTGTCCGGTCAGGCATCGACCGCGTCGGTCATGGCCTATGGCTTTGACCCCTTCTACACCGAACAGAATCCCTTCCTGGGCGCCTCGGCGGCGGTCGTGGAATCGGTCGCTAAGCTGGTCGCCGCCGGCTGCCGGTATGACCGCGCGTACCTGACCTTCCAGGAATACTTCGAACGTCTGGGCAAGGACCCGAAGCGCTTCGGCAAGCCGCTGTCCGCCCTGCTGGGTGCTTATGTAGCACAGGAAGAGCTGTGCCTGGGCGCCATCGGCGGCAAGGACTCCATGAGCGGCTCGTTTGACGATATGGACGTTCCCCCGACGCTGGTATCGTTCGCCATCGTTCCGCAGGAAGCCGACCAGCTCATCTCCCCCGAATTCAAGGCAGCTGGTCATCCGGTCTACCTGCTCGACGCGGCTTACACGGCCGACGGCGCACCCGATTATGACATGATCAAGGACATGTGGGACGACGCTTTCCGTCTGATTTCCGAAGGCAAGGCGGTTTCGGCCTGGGCGCTGAGTGTCGGCGGCGTGGCCGAGGGCGTGTGCAAGATGACGCTGGGCAACGACATCGGCTTTGCCTTTGACCCGGCTTTCCCGCAGGAAGCCCTGTTCCTCAAGAACTTTGGCGGCATCCTGCTCGAAACTACCGAAGAACTGCCGCACGCCTGGAAGGTGGGCGAAACCATCGCCGACCCGGCGGTTACCATCGGCGGCGAGCGCGTGACGCTCGACCAGCTCAAGGCCGCATTTGAAGGCCGTCTGGAATCGGTCTTCCCGACCCAGGCTCCGGCAGCGGACGAGCACCTGACCACCCTGTCTTACACCGAGCGCAATGCCAAGGCCCCGGCGGTCAAGATGGCCAAGCCGCTGGCAGTCATCCCGGTATTCCCGGGCACCAACTGCGAATACGACACCGCCAAGGCAGTTGAAACCGCAGGCGGCGCAGCCGAAATCATTGTGGTTCGCAACTTCTCGGCCGATGCGCTGGCCCAGTCGGCCGAACAGCTCGAGCAGGCCATCCGCCGCGCGCAGATGGTGATTCTGCCGGGCGGCTTCTCGGGCGGCGACGAGCCGGACGGCTCGGGCAAGTTCATTGCTTCCTTCCTGCGCGGCCCGGGCATCAAGGATGCCATCCATGACCTGCTCGGCAAGCGCGACGGCCTGATGCTCGGCATCTGCAACGGCTTCCAGGCACTCATTAAGCTCGGTCTGGTGCCCTACGGCGAGATCCGCGACCAGATGACCGATGCTGACCCGACTTTGACCTTTAACCTCATCGGCCGCCATCAGTCCTCTTATGTGACCACGCGCGTGGCGTCGGTCAAGAGCCCGTGGCTGTCCTCCTGCGAGGTGGGCGACCTGCATTCGATCGCCATTTCGCACGGCGAAGGCCGCTTTGTTGCTCCGCAGCACGTCATCGAGGATTTGGCGAAGAACGGCCAGATCGCCTTCCAGTACACCGACCTTTCCGGCAATCCGTCCATGGACATTGCCTGGAACCCGAATGGTTCGATGTGCGCGATCGAAGGCATCACCTCCCCCGATGGCCGCGTGCTGGGTAAGATGGGCCATACCGAGCGTTACAGCCCGTATGTGGGCCGCAACATCTACGGCGAAAAATATCAGCCCATTTTTGCAAACGGCGTGAAGTATTTCAAATAA
- a CDS encoding TA system antitoxin ParD family protein, translating to MADKSKKQVPLRLSASLYEEIARWAEDEFRSVNGQIEYLLTEAVRRRKKEKKEE from the coding sequence GTGGCGGACAAATCGAAAAAGCAGGTGCCGCTGCGGCTATCTGCTTCCCTTTATGAGGAGATCGCCCGCTGGGCCGAGGATGAATTCCGGTCGGTCAATGGACAGATCGAATATCTCCTGACCGAGGCGGTGCGCCGCCGCAAAAAAGAGAAAAAAGAAGAATAA
- a CDS encoding SPFH domain-containing protein codes for MTQQKTTYEEKVLRAGSGMAVLVLNIALMLAAVAGIVFSAIRLSNDGASAGMIALLVVCIFYWCLPCWLLFAGIKVLGPNEALVLTLFGKYIGTLKGEGIFFVNPFCNSVNPAAQTASEVALTKLSKEENTSSGKIVKAASMSKKLSLKTMTLNNDKQKINDLLGNPIVIGIAVIWHIEDTAKAVFAVDNYQEFLSIQSDAALRNTVRLYPYDVSEGGDEKSLRGSAQEIAGVLAKEIQKRVECAGLKIEEARITTLAYAPEIAAAMLQRQQASAVVDARKMIVEGAVGMVEMALDELSRKQVVDLDDERKAQMVSNLMVVLCAGKDAQPVVNSGSIY; via the coding sequence ATGACACAGCAAAAAACAACCTATGAGGAAAAGGTCCTCCGGGCGGGCAGCGGCATGGCGGTGCTGGTGCTCAACATTGCGCTGATGCTGGCCGCAGTCGCAGGCATTGTATTCAGTGCCATCCGGCTATCGAATGATGGGGCTAGCGCCGGCATGATCGCCTTGCTGGTGGTGTGCATCTTTTATTGGTGCCTGCCGTGCTGGCTGCTGTTTGCGGGCATCAAGGTACTGGGGCCCAACGAAGCGCTGGTTTTGACCCTGTTCGGCAAGTACATCGGCACACTCAAGGGAGAGGGCATCTTTTTTGTCAACCCGTTTTGCAATTCGGTCAATCCGGCGGCCCAGACCGCAAGCGAAGTGGCGCTGACCAAGCTGTCCAAAGAGGAAAACACATCGAGCGGTAAGATCGTCAAGGCGGCTTCCATGAGCAAAAAGCTGTCGCTCAAGACCATGACGCTCAACAACGACAAGCAGAAGATCAACGATCTGCTCGGCAATCCGATCGTCATTGGCATCGCAGTCATCTGGCACATCGAGGACACGGCCAAGGCCGTATTCGCCGTGGACAATTATCAGGAGTTTTTGTCCATCCAGTCGGATGCTGCGCTGCGCAACACCGTGCGGCTGTATCCCTATGACGTGTCCGAAGGCGGCGATGAAAAGAGCCTGCGCGGTTCGGCTCAGGAGATCGCCGGGGTACTGGCCAAGGAAATTCAGAAGCGCGTCGAATGCGCAGGTCTAAAAATCGAAGAAGCCCGCATCACAACGCTGGCTTATGCACCCGAGATCGCGGCAGCGATGCTGCAACGGCAGCAGGCCAGTGCGGTCGTCGATGCGCGCAAAATGATCGTCGAAGGTGCGGTGGGTATGGTCGAGATGGCGCTCGACGAACTCAGCCGCAAGCAGGTAGTCGATTTGGACGACGAACGCAAGGCACAGATGGTATCCAACCTGATGGTGGTTTTGTGCGCAGGGAAAGATGCACAACCGGTTGTAAATTCCGGCTCGATCTATTAA
- a CDS encoding HlyC/CorC family transporter has product MDSGHLANLTSADFVTLGIIILCVILSAYFSATETAYSSLNRVRMKNIAADGNKRASLVLRQSESYDKLISTILIGNNIVNILATSLATVFFLKLLPYAGATVSTVVMTLVILIFGEISPKSLAKDAPEQFSMFSAPFLNVLLKILAPLNFIFTQWKRLLTHIFKIPESQGITEDELLTIVDEAQDGGGINHEEGALIRSAIEFNDLEAEDICTPRVDVCAVPLDASHDKILETFRESGFSRLLVYQDSIDTVVGVIHEKDFYNQVLYGGQTVSSILQEPYFIPPSMEISKLLRALQTKRRHIAIVTDDFGGTLGVVTMEDIIEELVGEIWDEHDVITNDITPLEDHTFRVACGMRLDKLFEYFDLGDAPEDIATVSGWISDSFGYIPRMGESFVYENLTVTVTETDGQRLTYATVQVAPQQAPADDEPA; this is encoded by the coding sequence ATGGACAGTGGTCATTTAGCCAATCTGACATCGGCTGATTTTGTGACGCTTGGTATCATCATTTTATGCGTGATCCTGTCAGCCTACTTTTCTGCAACCGAAACAGCTTATTCCTCGCTCAACCGTGTACGTATGAAAAACATCGCGGCCGACGGGAACAAACGCGCTTCGCTGGTCCTACGCCAGTCGGAAAGCTACGACAAGCTGATTTCGACCATTCTGATTGGCAACAACATCGTAAACATCCTCGCCACCTCGCTGGCAACCGTGTTCTTCCTCAAGCTCCTGCCCTATGCCGGTGCAACGGTATCCACGGTCGTCATGACGCTGGTCATCCTGATCTTTGGCGAAATCTCGCCCAAGAGCCTGGCCAAGGATGCCCCCGAGCAGTTTTCGATGTTCTCCGCTCCGTTCCTCAATGTTCTGCTGAAGATCCTTGCGCCGCTCAACTTCATCTTTACCCAATGGAAACGTCTGCTGACCCATATCTTCAAGATCCCGGAAAGCCAGGGCATCACCGAAGACGAACTGCTGACCATTGTGGATGAAGCCCAAGATGGCGGCGGCATCAACCACGAAGAAGGCGCGCTCATCCGCAGCGCCATCGAATTTAACGATCTGGAAGCTGAGGACATTTGCACCCCCCGTGTGGATGTGTGCGCTGTCCCGCTGGATGCTTCTCATGATAAAATCCTGGAAACTTTCCGCGAAAGCGGCTTCTCCCGCCTGCTGGTCTACCAGGACAGCATCGACACCGTTGTGGGCGTCATTCATGAAAAGGATTTCTACAATCAGGTGCTTTATGGCGGCCAGACGGTTTCCAGCATCCTGCAAGAACCGTATTTCATCCCGCCTTCGATGGAAATTTCCAAACTGCTGCGCGCGTTGCAAACCAAAAGAAGACACATTGCTATCGTGACCGACGACTTTGGCGGCACGCTCGGTGTTGTCACCATGGAAGACATCATCGAAGAACTGGTGGGCGAAATCTGGGACGAGCATGATGTCATCACCAACGACATCACGCCGCTGGAAGACCACACGTTCCGCGTGGCCTGCGGCATGCGACTGGATAAATTGTTTGAATACTTTGACCTGGGCGACGCGCCCGAAGATATCGCCACGGTCAGCGGCTGGATTTCCGATTCGTTCGGCTATATCCCCCGCATGGGCGAATCTTTTGTTTACGAAAACCTGACCGTCACGGTCACCGAGACTGATGGCCAGCGCCTGACCTATGCAACCGTACAGGTTGCCCCGCAGCAGGCTCCGGCTGATGACGAACCGGCTTAA
- the uvrA gene encoding excinuclease ABC subunit UvrA has translation MQDHIFVKGAREHNLKNVDIKVPRDKLVVFTGLSGSGKSSLAFDTIYAEGQRRYVESLSSYARQFLGQMEKPDVDYIEGLSPAISIDQKTTSKNPRSTVGTVTEIYDYLRLLWARIGIPHCPKCGKEIHQQTIDQIIDQLMALPERTRLQILAPVVRGRKGEHVKVLEDARKSGYVRVRVDGNIYDLSEEIKLEKNKKHNIEIVVDRIAVKPDVRGRLTDSVETASALSGGLVLADIVDGETLTFSQNYACEDCGISIEELTPRMFSFNNPYGACPTCTGLGIQMKIDPDRIIPNRSLSIKEGAIQASGWGNAEPGTISRMYYDALGKKYGFTVETPLKDFSEEAMDALLYGTKGEKLTLSVSKFSGGKMEQPFEGVVNNLERRYRETSSEYARGEIEECMSEVPCPDCKGRRLKKEVLAVTVGGLNIMEFSEKSVTKAIDFMEKLELTEMQHKIGDRVIKEILDRLGFLRSVGLEYLTLSRASGTLSGGEAQRIRLATQIGSSLMGVLYILDEPSIGLHQRDNDKLLATLKRLRDLGNTLIVVEHDEDTMYAADYIVDIGPGAGVHGGEVVYQGDVQGLLTCERSMTGAYLSGRMTIPVPEIRRKGNGKKLIIKGAAVNNLKNTDFTIPLGTLTCVTGVSGSGKSSFVNEILYKRLAAELNGARTRAGAHKEMRGLENLDKVVGIDQSPIGRTPRSNPATYTGLFNDIRELFAQTADAKARGYGPGRFSFNIKGGRCEACTGDGLLKIEMHFLPDIYVPCDVCKGRRYNKETLEVRYKGKNIFEVLDMTVDEAAQFFENVPKLARRLQTMQEVGLGYVKLGQSSTTLSGGEAQRVKLATELSKRSTGKTIYILDEPTTGLHVADVHKLVDVLQKLVEKGNTVVVIEHNLDVIKTADYIIDLGPEGGDGGGEVVCCGTPETVAKCEASYTGHYLAKYLTK, from the coding sequence ATGCAAGATCATATTTTTGTCAAGGGTGCGCGCGAGCATAACCTGAAAAATGTGGACATCAAAGTCCCGCGTGACAAGCTGGTGGTGTTCACCGGCCTGTCCGGTTCGGGCAAATCCTCGCTCGCATTCGATACCATTTATGCCGAAGGCCAGCGGCGGTATGTCGAGTCGCTGTCCTCCTATGCCCGCCAGTTTTTGGGGCAGATGGAAAAGCCGGATGTCGATTACATCGAAGGCCTGTCGCCCGCCATCTCCATCGACCAGAAAACCACTTCCAAGAATCCGCGCTCGACTGTGGGCACGGTCACCGAAATTTACGACTATCTGCGTCTTTTGTGGGCACGCATCGGCATCCCGCACTGTCCCAAGTGCGGCAAGGAGATTCACCAGCAGACCATTGACCAGATCATCGACCAGCTGATGGCCCTGCCCGAGCGCACCCGCCTGCAGATTTTGGCGCCCGTGGTGCGCGGCCGCAAGGGCGAACACGTTAAGGTGCTCGAGGATGCCCGCAAATCGGGTTATGTCCGCGTGCGGGTGGATGGGAACATCTATGATTTGTCCGAAGAAATCAAGCTGGAAAAGAACAAGAAGCACAACATTGAAATCGTGGTCGACCGGATCGCGGTCAAGCCCGATGTGCGCGGCCGTCTGACCGATTCGGTCGAGACCGCATCCGCCCTGTCGGGCGGTCTGGTGCTGGCCGACATCGTGGACGGCGAAACGCTCACCTTTTCACAAAATTACGCCTGTGAGGACTGCGGTATCTCCATTGAAGAACTCACGCCGCGGATGTTCTCATTTAACAACCCCTATGGCGCATGTCCGACCTGTACCGGTCTAGGCATCCAGATGAAGATCGACCCCGACCGCATTATCCCCAACCGCAGCCTGTCCATCAAGGAAGGCGCTATCCAGGCGAGCGGGTGGGGCAATGCCGAGCCTGGCACCATATCGCGCATGTATTACGATGCGCTTGGCAAAAAATACGGTTTTACCGTGGAAACACCCCTCAAGGATTTTTCCGAGGAAGCCATGGACGCCCTGCTTTACGGCACCAAGGGCGAAAAGCTGACTCTGTCGGTCAGCAAATTCTCGGGCGGCAAGATGGAGCAGCCGTTTGAAGGCGTAGTAAACAACCTGGAACGCCGCTACCGCGAAACCTCGAGCGAATATGCCCGGGGCGAGATCGAGGAGTGCATGAGCGAAGTGCCCTGCCCGGATTGCAAAGGCCGCCGTTTGAAGAAAGAGGTGCTCGCAGTCACGGTCGGCGGGCTGAACATCATGGAGTTTTCCGAAAAGTCGGTCACCAAGGCGATTGATTTCATGGAAAAGCTGGAACTGACCGAAATGCAGCACAAGATCGGCGATCGGGTCATCAAGGAAATTCTCGACCGGCTGGGCTTCCTGCGCTCGGTCGGTCTGGAATATTTGACCCTGTCGCGCGCATCGGGTACGCTGTCGGGCGGCGAAGCGCAGCGCATTCGTCTGGCGACCCAGATCGGCTCGTCGCTGATGGGCGTGCTGTATATTCTGGATGAGCCGTCGATTGGCCTGCACCAGCGCGACAACGACAAGTTGCTGGCGACCCTGAAACGCCTGCGCGACCTTGGCAATACGCTCATCGTGGTCGAGCACGACGAGGATACCATGTATGCGGCCGATTATATCGTGGACATCGGTCCGGGCGCGGGTGTGCACGGCGGCGAGGTCGTCTACCAGGGCGACGTCCAGGGCTTGCTGACCTGTGAGCGCTCGATGACAGGCGCGTACCTGTCCGGCCGCATGACCATCCCGGTGCCCGAGATTCGGCGCAAGGGCAACGGCAAAAAGCTGATTATCAAGGGTGCGGCGGTCAACAACCTGAAAAATACCGATTTCACTATCCCGCTGGGCACGCTGACCTGCGTGACCGGCGTATCCGGTTCGGGCAAATCGTCGTTTGTCAACGAGATTTTGTACAAGCGGCTGGCGGCCGAACTGAACGGCGCACGGACCCGAGCGGGCGCGCACAAAGAGATGCGAGGTCTGGAAAATCTGGATAAGGTGGTCGGTATCGATCAGTCGCCCATCGGGCGCACGCCGCGCTCCAACCCGGCGACCTATACCGGCCTGTTTAACGACATCCGCGAGCTGTTTGCCCAGACGGCGGACGCCAAGGCGCGCGGCTATGGACCGGGACGGTTCAGCTTCAACATCAAGGGCGGCCGCTGCGAAGCCTGCACGGGCGATGGCCTGTTAAAAATTGAAATGCACTTTTTGCCCGATATTTATGTGCCCTGCGATGTGTGCAAAGGACGGCGCTACAACAAGGAAACGCTCGAAGTGCGCTACAAGGGCAAGAACATCTTTGAAGTGCTCGACATGACCGTGGACGAAGCGGCACAGTTTTTCGAAAACGTGCCCAAGCTTGCGCGGCGGCTGCAAACCATGCAGGAAGTCGGGCTGGGCTATGTCAAGCTGGGACAGTCCTCGACCACGCTGTCGGGCGGCGAAGCCCAGCGCGTCAAGCTCGCGACCGAGCTGTCCAAGCGCTCGACCGGCAAGACCATTTATATTCTGGACGAGCCGACCACCGGTCTGCATGTGGCCGATGTCCACAAGCTGGTGGATGTGCTGCAAAAGCTGGTGGAAAAGGGCAATACGGTGGTTGTCATTGAGCACAACTTGGACGTCATCAAGACCGCCGATTATATCATCGACCTCGGCCCCGAGGGCGGCGACGGCGGCGGCGAAGTGGTCTGCTGCGGCACGCCGGAAACGGTTGCAAAATGCGAAGCTTCCTACACTGGCCATTACCTGGCGAAATATTTAACGAAATAA
- a CDS encoding EFR1 family ferrodoxin (N-terminal region resembles flavodoxins. C-terminal ferrodoxin region binds two 4Fe-4S clusters.), whose translation MKITAMYWSATGTTQKAVRAIAQELDAQYETFDFTLPAARAQGKAFGPDDVVVFGTPVYAGRVPNVLLKYLATVEGHGAKAIPVVLFGNRNFDDGLIELRDILEANGFHTIAGAAFVGEHAFSRTLAAGRPDEADMALARQFAAQVKDKLQTGSYTTPATVEGCTPIRPYYTPRDRKGTPINILKVKPKTDMEKCDGCGICADVCPMGSIDREHPEIVSGICIKCCACEKKCPKGAKYFDDAGYLYHKEELELGYARRAEPSLFV comes from the coding sequence ATGAAAATCACAGCGATGTATTGGAGCGCGACCGGTACGACACAAAAAGCCGTTCGTGCCATCGCACAGGAACTGGATGCACAGTATGAAACCTTTGATTTCACGCTGCCCGCCGCGCGGGCACAGGGCAAGGCCTTTGGACCGGACGATGTGGTCGTGTTCGGCACTCCGGTCTATGCCGGACGGGTGCCCAACGTGCTGCTCAAATACCTGGCCACCGTCGAGGGACATGGCGCCAAAGCCATCCCGGTCGTGCTGTTTGGCAACCGCAATTTTGACGATGGCCTGATCGAACTGCGCGACATTCTGGAAGCAAACGGATTCCACACCATTGCAGGTGCAGCCTTTGTCGGGGAACACGCATTTTCGCGTACCTTGGCCGCCGGGCGGCCAGATGAAGCCGACATGGCGCTGGCGCGCCAGTTTGCCGCCCAGGTAAAAGATAAATTACAGACCGGCAGCTACACCACCCCGGCCACAGTCGAGGGCTGTACGCCCATCCGCCCCTACTACACCCCGCGTGACCGCAAGGGTACACCGATCAATATTTTGAAGGTTAAGCCCAAGACCGACATGGAAAAATGCGATGGCTGCGGCATCTGCGCCGATGTTTGCCCTATGGGCTCGATCGACCGGGAGCATCCCGAGATCGTTTCCGGCATCTGCATCAAATGCTGCGCCTGTGAGAAAAAATGCCCGAAGGGCGCAAAATATTTTGACGACGCGGGATACTTATACCATAAGGAAGAACTCGAACTCGGGTATGCCCGCCGGGCTGAGCCCAGCCTGTTTGTGTGA
- a CDS encoding type I restriction enzyme HsdR N-terminal domain-containing protein: MIDVQQDFRNIRLPKTWKHNGSTWFFDPIRKKSIQMTPEEEVRQKTISFLIKQMHVPKQMIRTEESLRHYQCESKRRADIIVEGFREKSNQYIPLAVVECKAQSVSLLNEYITWQAMDYADMLGCDYVFLTNGYNMRVAKWDGKLYQWLADIPTYEDLCAGAYTALEKNTDFARTAFGKWNDGIQERYDYNEFGKDTPQHLLPFLVNFHDCLLDTSHTLPKKKI; the protein is encoded by the coding sequence ATGATTGATGTGCAACAAGATTTTCGAAATATACGTTTGCCAAAAACTTGGAAGCATAATGGAAGCACATGGTTTTTTGATCCTATTCGTAAAAAAAGCATACAAATGACACCAGAGGAAGAAGTACGGCAAAAAACGATCTCCTTTTTGATAAAACAAATGCACGTTCCAAAGCAAATGATTCGAACAGAAGAAAGTTTGCGGCATTATCAATGTGAAAGCAAAAGACGCGCAGATATTATTGTGGAAGGTTTCCGAGAAAAATCCAATCAATATATTCCACTAGCGGTGGTTGAATGCAAAGCGCAGAGCGTTTCTTTGCTGAATGAATATATCACATGGCAGGCTATGGATTATGCAGATATGCTGGGTTGTGATTATGTTTTCCTAACGAATGGCTATAACATGCGTGTAGCAAAATGGGATGGCAAGCTCTATCAATGGCTTGCAGATATACCCACTTATGAAGATCTATGCGCGGGAGCCTATACAGCTTTGGAAAAGAATACGGATTTTGCGCGTACAGCATTTGGTAAGTGGAATGATGGTATTCAGGAAAGATATGATTATAATGAGTTCGGAAAAGATACGCCGCAACATTTACTTCCGTTTTTGGTAAATTTCCATGATTGTTTATTGGATACGTCGCACACCTTGCCAAAGAAAAAAATATGA